One genomic region from Actinomycetes bacterium encodes:
- a CDS encoding SHOCT domain-containing protein codes for MTRLLAEFGSGQVFWSMLWFFLFFIWIWLLITVFADIFRSPDMGGWAKALWTIFVIVLPYLGVFVYLIARGHKMQEHAVAQAKAQDEAARQYIQSVSGSSTSAADEIARLSDLKAKGVLTEEEFQAAKAKALA; via the coding sequence GGTCTTCTGGTCGATGTTGTGGTTCTTCTTGTTCTTCATCTGGATCTGGCTGCTGATCACCGTGTTCGCGGACATCTTCCGCAGCCCCGACATGGGCGGCTGGGCGAAGGCGCTGTGGACGATCTTCGTCATCGTGCTGCCGTACCTGGGCGTGTTCGTCTACCTGATCGCCCGCGGCCACAAGATGCAAGAGCACGCCGTCGCCCAGGCCAAGGCCCAGGACGAGGCCGCCCGCCAGTACATCCAAAGCGTCTCCGGCAGCAGCACCAGCGCCGCCGACGAGATCGCCCGGCTGTCCGACCTGAAGGCCAAGGGCGTCCTCACCGAGGAGGAGTTCCAGGCCGCCAAGGCCAAGGCACTCGCCTGA